From the Lampris incognitus isolate fLamInc1 chromosome 10, fLamInc1.hap2, whole genome shotgun sequence genome, one window contains:
- the fscn2a gene encoding fascin-2a isoform X2 — MPTNGINNALKLQFGLINHENRYLTAEAFGFKVNASATSMKKKQIWTLEQNDQDGQVVFLRSHLGRYLASDKDGKVICGAEKPDSDCRFLIVPQSDGRWALQSEPYLRYFGGSADYLSCFSQAIGEPELWAVHLALHPQASLLSVARKRYAHLSASDGEISVDSNIPWGVDSLVTLVYTEGKYSLKTCDSRFLNNDGKLVKENVATTAFTLELKSGKLAFKDCDGRYLTPMGPTGTLRSGRCSKPGKDELFDLEESHPQVIFQAANKRFVSVKQGVSISANQDVETDMETFQMEIDKESKKCMFRTNGGSYWTLVSHGEIQSTATEVETNTMFDIEWQDRRVTFKASNGKYVCTKKNGQLSAVSDTVGVDELFLMKLINRPMLILRGENGFVCHHKNSNTLDVNRSVYDIFLLLFNDGAYHIKSVGGKFWYISSNGLVCSDGDKPEDFFLEFLEHGRVGIKGSNGKYLRGDQGGTLKGDGAVVDVSSLWEY; from the exons ATGCCCACAAACGGAATTAACAATGCCCTGAAGCTGCAGTTTGGCCTCATCAACCATGAGAACCGCTACCTGACGGCCGAGGCCTTCGGCTTCAAGGTGAACGCCTCGGCCACCAGCATGAAGAAGAAACAgatctggaccttggagcagaacGACCAGGACGGACAGGTGGTGTTCCTCCGCAGCCATCTGGGGCGATACCTGGCCTCTGACAAGGACGGGAAGGTCATCTGCGGAGCAGAGAAGCCCGACTCTGACTGCCGCTTCCTCATTGTGCCCCAGTCGGACGGCCGCTGGGCCCTCCAGTCAGAGCCTTACCTGCGCTACTTTGGAGGCTCCGCCGACTACCTATCCTGCTTCTCCCAAGCCATCGGGGAGCCGGAGTTGTGGGCCGTCCACTTGGCCCTCCACCCGCAGGCCAGCCTGCTCAGCGTGGCACGAAAGCGCTATGCCCACCTGTCCGCCTCGGATGGCGAGATCTCGGTGGACAGCAACATTCCCTGGGGAGTGGACTCCCTGGTCACCCTGGTCTACACGGAGGGCAAGTATAGTTTGAAGACCTGCGACAGCCGCTTCCTCAACAACGACGGTAAACTGGTGAAGGAGAACGTGGCTACCACCGCCTTCACCCTGGAGCTCAAATCTGGCAAGCTGGCCTTCAAGGACTGTGATGGGAGATACCTGACTCCGATGGGGCCCACGGGCACGCTGCGCTCTGGCCGCTGCTCCAAGCCTGGAAAGGATGAGCTGTTTGACCTAGAAGAAAGTCATCCACAAGTAATTTTCCAGGCTGCCAACAAAAGATTTGTCTCTGTCAAGCAAG GAGTTAGCATTTCAGCCAATCAGGATGTGGAGACGGACATGGAAACCTTCCAGATGGAGATAGACAAGGAGAGCAAGAAGTGTATGTTCAGGACCAATGGAGGATCCTACTGGACACTCGTGTCTCATGGGGAGATCCAGTCCACCGCCACAGAAGT AGAGACAAACACGATGTTTGACATTGAGTGGCAAGACCGAAGGGTGACATTCAAGGCGAGCAATGGAAAGTATGTGTGCACGAAAAAGAATGGGCAGCTCTCAGCAGTCAGCGATACAGTGG GCGTTGATGAATTGTTCCTGATGAAGCTAATTAACCGGCCCATGCTGATTCTCCGGGGGGAAAATGGCTTCGTGTGCCACCACAAAAACTCAAACACTCTGGACGTCAACCGATCCGTCTACGACATTTTCTTATTGCTCTTCAATGACGGCGCTTATCACATAAAAA GTGTGGGTGGAAAGTTCTGGTACATCTCCAGCAACGGCCTGGTGTGCTCGGACGGAGATAAGCCTGAGGACTTTTTCCTGGAGTTCCTGGAACACGGACGGGTCGGCATCAAGGGCTCCAACGGCAAGTACCTGCGTGGGGACCAGGGGGGCACGTTGAAGGGCGATGGTGCCGTCGTCGACGTGTCTTCTCTCTGGGAGTACTGA
- the fscn2a gene encoding fascin-2a isoform X1, translated as MPTNGINNALKLQFGLINHENRYLTAEAFGFKVNASATSMKKKQIWTLEQNDQDGQVVFLRSHLGRYLASDKDGKVICGAEKPDSDCRFLIVPQSDGRWALQSEPYLRYFGGSADYLSCFSQAIGEPELWAVHLALHPQASLLSVARKRYAHLSASDGEISVDSNIPWGVDSLVTLVYTEGKYSLKTCDSRFLNNDGKLVKENVATTAFTLELKSGKLAFKDCDGRYLTPMGPTGTLRSGRCSKPGKDELFDLEESHPQVIFQAANKRFVSVKQGVSISANQDVETDMETFQMEIDKESKKCMFRTNGGSYWTLVSHGEIQSTATEVETNTMFDIEWQDRRVTFKASNGKYVCTKKNGQLSAVSDTVGECFQIPSSPDTIQRCRPVQKLKLSSPFALCYCVVITGVDELFLMKLINRPMLILRGENGFVCHHKNSNTLDVNRSVYDIFLLLFNDGAYHIKSVGGKFWYISSNGLVCSDGDKPEDFFLEFLEHGRVGIKGSNGKYLRGDQGGTLKGDGAVVDVSSLWEY; from the exons ATGCCCACAAACGGAATTAACAATGCCCTGAAGCTGCAGTTTGGCCTCATCAACCATGAGAACCGCTACCTGACGGCCGAGGCCTTCGGCTTCAAGGTGAACGCCTCGGCCACCAGCATGAAGAAGAAACAgatctggaccttggagcagaacGACCAGGACGGACAGGTGGTGTTCCTCCGCAGCCATCTGGGGCGATACCTGGCCTCTGACAAGGACGGGAAGGTCATCTGCGGAGCAGAGAAGCCCGACTCTGACTGCCGCTTCCTCATTGTGCCCCAGTCGGACGGCCGCTGGGCCCTCCAGTCAGAGCCTTACCTGCGCTACTTTGGAGGCTCCGCCGACTACCTATCCTGCTTCTCCCAAGCCATCGGGGAGCCGGAGTTGTGGGCCGTCCACTTGGCCCTCCACCCGCAGGCCAGCCTGCTCAGCGTGGCACGAAAGCGCTATGCCCACCTGTCCGCCTCGGATGGCGAGATCTCGGTGGACAGCAACATTCCCTGGGGAGTGGACTCCCTGGTCACCCTGGTCTACACGGAGGGCAAGTATAGTTTGAAGACCTGCGACAGCCGCTTCCTCAACAACGACGGTAAACTGGTGAAGGAGAACGTGGCTACCACCGCCTTCACCCTGGAGCTCAAATCTGGCAAGCTGGCCTTCAAGGACTGTGATGGGAGATACCTGACTCCGATGGGGCCCACGGGCACGCTGCGCTCTGGCCGCTGCTCCAAGCCTGGAAAGGATGAGCTGTTTGACCTAGAAGAAAGTCATCCACAAGTAATTTTCCAGGCTGCCAACAAAAGATTTGTCTCTGTCAAGCAAG GAGTTAGCATTTCAGCCAATCAGGATGTGGAGACGGACATGGAAACCTTCCAGATGGAGATAGACAAGGAGAGCAAGAAGTGTATGTTCAGGACCAATGGAGGATCCTACTGGACACTCGTGTCTCATGGGGAGATCCAGTCCACCGCCACAGAAGT AGAGACAAACACGATGTTTGACATTGAGTGGCAAGACCGAAGGGTGACATTCAAGGCGAGCAATGGAAAGTATGTGTGCACGAAAAAGAATGGGCAGCTCTCAGCAGTCAGCGATACAGTGGGTGAGTGCTTTCAGATACCCAGCTCCCCGGACACAATA cagaggtgTAGGCCAGTGCAAAAACTAAAA CTATCATCACCTTTTGCCCTCTGTTATTGTGTCGTCATTACAGGCGTTGATGAATTGTTCCTGATGAAGCTAATTAACCGGCCCATGCTGATTCTCCGGGGGGAAAATGGCTTCGTGTGCCACCACAAAAACTCAAACACTCTGGACGTCAACCGATCCGTCTACGACATTTTCTTATTGCTCTTCAATGACGGCGCTTATCACATAAAAA GTGTGGGTGGAAAGTTCTGGTACATCTCCAGCAACGGCCTGGTGTGCTCGGACGGAGATAAGCCTGAGGACTTTTTCCTGGAGTTCCTGGAACACGGACGGGTCGGCATCAAGGGCTCCAACGGCAAGTACCTGCGTGGGGACCAGGGGGGCACGTTGAAGGGCGATGGTGCCGTCGTCGACGTGTCTTCTCTCTGGGAGTACTGA